In Balaenoptera ricei isolate mBalRic1 chromosome 4, mBalRic1.hap2, whole genome shotgun sequence, the following are encoded in one genomic region:
- the LOC132364502 gene encoding heterogeneous nuclear ribonucleoprotein K-like has protein sequence METEQPEETFPNTKTNGEFGKRPAEDMEEEQAFKRSRNTDEMTELRILLQSKNAGAVIGKGGKNIKALRTDYNASVSVPDSSGPERILSISADIETIGEILKKIIPTLEEGLQLPSPTATSQLPLESDAVECLNYQHYKGSDFDCELRLLIHQSLAGGITGVKGAKITELRENTQTTIKLFQECCPQSTDRVVLTGGKPDRVVECIKIILDLISESPIKGHAQPYDPNFYDETYDYGGFTMMFDDRRGRPVGFPMRGRGGFDRMPPGRGGHPMPPSRRDYDDMSPRRGPPPPPPGQGGRGGSRARNFPLPPPPPPRGGDLMAYDRRGRPGDRYDGMVGFSADETWDSAVDTWSPSEWQMAYEPQGGSGYDYSYAGSRGSYGDLGGPIITTQVTIPKDLAGSIIGKGGQRIKQIRHESGASIKIDEPLEGSEDRIITITGTQDQIQNAQYLLQNSVKQYADVEGF, from the coding sequence atggaaactgaacAGCCAGAGGAAACCTTTCCCAACACCAAAACCAATGGCGAATTTGGTAAACGCCCTGCTGAAGATATGGAAGAGGAACAAGCTTTTAAAAGATCTAGAAACACTGATGAGATGACTGAATTACGCATTCTGCTTCAGAGCAAGAATGCTGGAGCAGTGATtggaaaaggaggcaagaatattaaGGCTCTCCGTACAGACTACAATGCCAGTGTTTCAGTCCCAGACAGCAGTGGCCCCGAGCGCATATTGAGTATCAGTGCTGATATTGAAACAATTGGAGAAATTCTGAAGAAAATCATCCCTACCTTGGAAGAGGGCCTGCAGTTGCCATCACCCACTGCCACCAGCCAGCTCCCACTCGAATCTGATGCTGTGGAATGCTTAAATTACCAACACTATAAAGGAAGCGACTTTGACTGCGAGTTGAGACTGTTGATTCATCAGAGTCTGGCAGGAGGAATTACTGGGGTCAAAGGTGCTAAAATCACAGAACTTCGAGAGAACACTCAGACAACAATCAAGCTTTTCCAGGAATGTTGTCCTCAATCCACTGACAGAGTTGTTCTTACTGGAGGAAAACCTGATAGGGTTGTAGAGTGCATAAAGATCATCCTTGATCTTATATCAGAGTCTCCCATCAAAGGACATGCTCAGCCTTATGATCCCAATTTTTACGATGAAACCTATGATTATGGTGGTTTTACAATGATGTTTGATGACCGCCGTGGACGTCCTGTGGGATTTCCCATGCGGGGAAGAGGTGGTTTTGACAGAATGCCTCCTGGTCGGGGTGGGCATCCCATGCCTCCATCCAGAAGAGATTATGATGATATGAGCCCTCGTCGAggacctcctccacctcctcctggacAAGGTGGCCGGGGTGGTAGCAGAGCTCGGaattttcctcttcctccaccaccaccacctagaGGGGGAGATCTAATGGCCTATGACAGAAGAGGAAGACCTGGAGACCGTTATGATGGCATGGTTGGTTTCAGTGCTGATGAAACCTGGGACTCTGCAGTAGATACATGGAGCCCATCAGAGTGGCAGATGGCTTATGAACCACAGGGTGGCTCTGGATATGATTATTCCTATGCAGGGAGTCGTGGCTCATATGGTGATCTTGGTGGACCTATTATTACTACACAAGTAACTATTCCCAAAGATCTGGCTGGATCTATTATTGGCAAAGGTGGTCAGCGGATTAAACAAATCCGTCATGAGTCAGGAGCGTCGATCAAAATCGATGAGCCTTTAGAAGGCTCTGAAGACCGGATCATTACCATTACAGGAACACAGGACCAGATACAGAATGCACAGTACTTGCTGCAGAACAGTGTGAAGCAGTATGCAGATGTTGAAGGATTCTAA